One region of Drosophila kikkawai strain 14028-0561.14 chromosome 2R, DkikHiC1v2, whole genome shotgun sequence genomic DNA includes:
- the LOC108076762 gene encoding uncharacterized protein — MWKLDSKDGIICSGFLSIGFAIIYLIVGDWQWTSYGFGIHVAALQIMGSIVLIVGAIKEKHRFFVPWMITTASFLYLMVYAGIILLANDGWIIVLIMVIPITAYLGLALYAVQKAFSRMRQDVPPAYWELPPKATVINPI, encoded by the exons atgtggaaattGGACTCAAAAGATGGCATTATTTGCTCGGGTTTCTTGTCAATTGGCTTTGCGATAATATACCTGATAGTAGGGGATTGGCAAT GGACATCCTATGGCTTTGGAATTCACGTTGCGGCACTACAGATTATGGGGAGCATTGTTCTTATCGTGGGTGCTATTAAG GAAAAACACAGGTTCTTTGTGCCTTGGATGATCACGACCGCTAGTTTTCTGTATCTAATGGTTTACGCAGGCATTATCCTTTTGGCCAACGATGGATGGATTATAGTCCTTATCATGGTTATCCCTATCACAG CTTACCTAGGCCTTGCGTTGTATGCGGTGCAAAAGGCTTTTTCCAGGATGCGACAGGATGTGCCACCAGCGTACTGGGAGTTGCCTCCCAAGGCAACTGTTATTAACCCAATATAA
- the LOC108076761 gene encoding uncharacterized protein → MLKLDTKPGIIFSGIVSIGATIAYLAVADDYYYRMGLMLDLGGHISCLQILSSVVLIVGVFEQNYKFFVPWMISTGLFIYLMTYATMVVIQTSDWIFVPTILAPSAVYLSCALYAVKKGFDTMRKNQSEPNMSVIEKKNILSHF, encoded by the exons ATGTTGAAGCTGGACACCAAACCTGGCATCATATTCTCGGGAATTGTATCTATTGGAGCTACAATAGCCTATCTAGCTGTGGCTGACGATTATTATTATCGAATgg GTTTAATGCTAGATTTGGGAGGGCATATTAGTTGTCTACAGATACTGAGCAGCGTGGTCCTAATTGTTGGGGTTTTTGAG caaaattacaaattctttgTGCCATGGATGATTTCTACGGGATTGTTTATCTACTTGATGACTTACGCGACCATGGTAGTGATCCAGACCAGTGATTGGATCTTTGTTCCCACCATATTGGCGCCAAGTGCAG TGTATCTCAGTTGTGCCTTGTACGCAGTGAAGAAAGGTTTCGACACGATGCGCAAGAATCAGTCAGAGCCAAATATGAGTGTAATTGAGAAGAAGAATATCTTGAGTCACTTTTAG
- the Ugt317A1 gene encoding UDP-glycosyltransferase UGT5 yields MESSGNRWILLALCALVLGTLSDGSKVLVLFPHASEGHFAVMRTLVAELASRGHNVEVYTGHGLGESHDNVTETVTGEYPFWSELQKQAAPKGNLADLGRLPIENLRQSLAHVGARALDHFLTQEPLQKLLKRSYIEFDFDVVLVDYFYTEALLALGLIHQRPVVGIVSTDFGNYMDAVQEALVPAACSPINSELDLPQLGFSERLGNIRECISRRKQFAKDHYGAQEQLVIKHFKQRYSIAELQASQLSLLLLNSHVPLMTPRVSIQQIVPAGGLHIRGPKELPWNVRRFVEEARAGVVYVQLGNEQPCGELPKEKLEALFAFFSSRKEGIIWTCHDVKTLEGLPKNVMIQHAVPQIDILAHPRVKVFLTNGDLLNLQEGIVRNVPILGLPLFHHERRNMQLAVQLGVGLQLAENNVTSTSLTWAVDRLLLEPHFQLTIREVSLEFRDRPLGALASALFWVNYVVRHKGGAAVRTRGIGIPSCQLHLFDLFVFYAAVATLLVGLLGVLAFGGLYVWQKKNNAKFTKVN; encoded by the exons ATG GAATCTTCAGGTAATCGCTGGATCCTCCTGGCTCTGTGTGCCCTAGTTTTGGGCACGCTCTCGGATGGTTCTAAGGTCCTTGTGCTGTTTCCCCACGCCAGTGAGGGTCACTTTGCGGTGATGCGAACTCTAGTGGCGGAATTGGCCAGCCGGGGACACAAT GTTGAAGTCTACACGGGCCATGGTTTGGGGGAATCCCATGATAACGTCACAGAAACAGTAACAGGAGAATATCCCTTCTGGAGCGAGT TGCAGAAGCAGGCGGCTCCCAAGGGAAACCTCGCCGATCTTGGTCGTTTGCCCATCGAAAATCTCCGCCAGTCGCTTGCCCACGTTGGTGCTCGAGCGCTGGACCACTTCCTGACCCAAGAGCCGCTGCAGAAGCTACTTAAAAGGTCGTACATTGAGTTCGACTTCGATGTGGTCCTTGTCGACTACTTTTACACGGAGGCTCTGTTGGCCCTGGGACTAATCCACCAGCGCCCAGTCGTGGGCATCGTCTCCACAGACTTTGGCAACTACATGGATGCCGTGCAGGAGGCCCTGGTGCCGGCGGCATGTTCTCCTATAAACTCTGAACTTGATTTGCCCCAACTGGGCTTTTCGGAGCGCCTGGGAAATATCCGGGAGTGCATTTCCCGCCGAAAGCAGTTTGCCAAGGATCACTATGGGGCTCAGGAGCAACTGGTTATCAAACACTTTAAGCAAAGGTACTCCATTGCCGAGCTGCAGGCCAGCCAGCTATCGCTGCTCCTGCTCAACAGTCATGTGCCATTGATGACGCCCCGCGTGAGTATCCAACAGATTGTGCCCGCCGGTGGCCTGCACATCCGAGGGCCAAAGGAGCTGCCCTGGAATGTCAGGCGCTTCGTGGAGGAAGCTCGGGCTGGCGTAGTCTATGTTCAGCTGGGAAACGAGCAGCCGTGTGGAGAGCTGCCCAAGGAGAAGCTGGAGGCTCTGTTTGCGTTCTTCTCCTCCCGGAAAGAGGGCATTATCTGGACCTGCCATGATGTGAAGACCCTGGAGGGTTTGCCCAAGAATGTGATGATCCAGCATGCCGTGCCGCAGATAGACATTCTGGCGCATCCGAGGGTGAAGGTGTTCCTAACGAACGGTGACCTACTCAATCTGCAGGAGGGAATCGTGCGGAATGTGCCCATTCTGGGATTGCCTCTCTTCCACCATGAACGCAGGAATATGCAGCTGGCTGTTCAGTTGGGCGTCGGCCTGCAGCTGGCAGAGAACAATGTGACCAGCACCTCCCTAACGTGGGCAGTGGACAGGCTTCTTCTGGAGCCTCACTTCCAGTTGACCATTCGAGAGGTTTCCCTCGAATTCCGGGACCGTCCCCTTGGCGCCCTGGCCAGCGCCCTGTTCTGGGTGAACTACGTTGTGCGACACAAGGGAGGAGCAGCGGTGCGCACCCGTGGCATAGGCATCCCCTCCTGCCAACTGCACCTTTTTGACCTCTTTGTGTTCTATGCGGCAGTTGCTACCCTCCTTGTGGGTCTGTTGGGAGTCCTGGCTTTTGGCGGCCTCTATGTTTGGCAGAAAAAGAACAATGCCAAGTTCACCAAAGTAAATTAA
- the LOC108076760 gene encoding peptidyl-prolyl cis-trans isomerase 6 codes for MKLFLSVCLLALVAGIVSADEKGPKVTDEVFFDISIGGEPAGRIVIGLFGKTVEKTVRNFKELAEKPQGEGYKGSKFHRIIKDFMIQGGDFTKGDGTGGRSIYGERFEDENFKLKHYGAGWLSMANAGKDTNGSQFFITTKQTSWLDGRHVVFGKIVSGMSVVRQIENSATDARDRPVKDVVITNSGTLPVSEPFSVAKADATD; via the exons ATGAAGTTGTTTTTATCCGTGTGCTTGCTGGCCCTGGTGGCCGGCATCGTTTCCGCCGACGAGAAAGGGCCCAAAGTGACCGACGAG GTTTTCTTTGACATTTCCATTGGCGGCGAGCCCGCCGGCCGCATCGTGATCGGCCTGTTCGGCAAGACCGTGGAGAAGACCGTGAGGAACTTCAAGGAGCTGGCCGAGAAGCCCCAGGGCGAGGG CTACAAGGGCAGCAAGTTCCACCGCATCATCAAGGACTTCATGATCCAGGGCGGCGACTTCACCAAGGGTGACGGCACCGGTGGACGCTCCATCTATGGCGAGCGCTTCGAGGATGAGAACTTCAAGCTGAAGCACTATGGCGCTGGCTGGCTGAGCATGGCCAATGCTGGCAAGGACACCAACGGCTCCCAGTTCTTCATTACCACCAAGCAGACCAGCTGGCTGGATGGACGCCACGTCGTCTTCGGCAAGATCGTTTCCGGCATGAGTGTGGTCCGCCAGATTGAGAACTCAGCCACGGATGCCCGCGATCGTCCCGTCAAGGATGTGGTCATCACCAACAGTGGCACCCTCCCCGTTTCCGAGCCCTTCTCCGTGGCCAAGGCCGATGCCACCGACTAA
- the MED9 gene encoding mediator of RNA polymerase II transcription subunit 9, whose product MELSPNNQIEDRKPILTADGLVQTSNSPFEPPTVSQETQTSNGIGGQSQLTVDQLDIEILPIIYDIVRCVEKDPLENAVKLRESQDCNHKIFELQKRFESAREQIRQLPGIDYNKEEQQQRLELLRNQLKLKQQLIRKFKDTEF is encoded by the exons ATGGAATTGTCGCCAAACAATCAGATCGAGGACAGAAAACCCATCCTAACAGCCGACGGACTGGTGCAGACGTCCAACTCCCCCTTCGAGCCGCCGACCGTCTCGCAGGAGACGCAGACGTCAAACGGCATTGGTGGCCAGAGCCAGTTGACAGTCGACCAGCTTGACATAGAGATTCTGCCGATTATCTACGACATTGTGCGCTG TGTGGAAAAGGATCCCCTAGAGAACGCGGTGAAGCTGCGGGAATCCCAGGACTGCAACCATAAG ATCTTTGAGCTGCAAAAGCGCTTTGAATCGGCGAGAGAACAAATCCGCCAGCTGCCCGGAATAGACTACAacaaggaggagcagcagcagcgattaGAACTGCTACGTAACCAGCTGAAGCTTAAGCAGCAGCTGATACGCAAGTTCAAGGACACAGAGTTCTAG
- the LOC108076763 gene encoding protein NCBP2AS2 homolog: protein MVIRLLMRYLANNEQLIQRMAESYPMRRAAQLVVSLMYRTKSLAREQGLHEMTPERFKSFVNMFKNNVRQELEGVKKELNSKKKN from the exons ATGGTGATCCGACTGCTGATGCGCTACCTGGCCAACAATGAGCAGCTGATCCAGCGGATGGCGGAGAGCTATCCAATGAGACGTGCCGCCCAGCTGGTGGTATCCCTAATGTACCGAACCAAGAGTTTGGCCAGGGAGCAGGGACTCCACGAGATGACGCCGGAGCGTTTTAA GTCCTTTGTCAACATGTTCAAGAACAACGTCCGACAAGAGCTGGAGGGAGTGAAGAAGGAGCTCAATAGCAAGAAAAAGAACTAA